GACTACAAGTTCTCAATAAAAAAGGACAGTGGATTGATATTCCATTAATTGAAAATACACTGGTCATGAATATTGGCGACATGATGGAAATTCTCTCTAATGGCAAATATTTAGCTACTAAACATCGGGTCAAGAAAGTTGCCGAAGAGCGATATTCTTTCCCACTTTTTTGTGCCTGTAATTATGACACTGTGATTGAGCCAATTGTGAAAGATGAAACACCCCAATATGCTGCATTGATTGGTGGCGAACACTTATTTAACCAAACTGCTCAGACGTTCCAGTATTTAAAAAAACGTATTGCTTCAGGTGAATTGGTTTTGAAAAATGCTGTCCCCCTCTCCTCTTTCGGCCTTTCTGAAAAAAGTGAGGAAACAGTGCAATGAATTTATTTGATACCTTAAAACACATTCCTCATAAGAGCAGCCAAGATAGTAGAGTGCCCCACTATTTATATGGAGCCTTCCGGCGTAAAAGTATTAGTTTTCATAACGGGCTTACAGATGAAAAAACCATTGTTTATTGGTTCCAATCCAAATCATTTACGATTGATTTGCGTCTAAAAACTGTCACTGATACTGCTATTACCGAACGACAAGGTTGGATTGGCGACACACTCTGGGACAAATCATCACAATTATTATCTTGGGAGGTAAAGCCCTATGCTAATTATCAAAACCATGTGCAATGGCCTGAACCTGCAAAATTACATGTCATTGGAAACAGTATCCTAGAATTTTCTCCCAGCAATGTGTATGTAGAAGATTGGAGACAACAAGCCACTGATGGATTATTCCTTGGATTAAGGTTAAAAGAATGTATTGATCAAAGTACAGGTGAACATCTCACGATGGATGGTGGCTTGATTATTTGTGGAAGTTATATCGCGTTCGCTTTAAGTCGTATACCAGAAATCCAACAGAAGGTGGCATCTCTTGATTTCCATTCATGTGAAGATCAGGCTCTTAGTGCTATTGAGAGTTTTGAAGTTTCTATCTCAACCAATGGTCAGACGAAACAATTCACCACCTCTGAAAAGTGCTATCAAACTGCATTCAACTTTGACGGCTTTACTATTTTAGAAGATGGATCTTTAGCTCAAGATATACAGCAAGATGACAAACAGCTAAAGTTGATTTTTGAAGTCGATGTTTTTGAGCCAAGTTATCAATTCTCTACAAGCACGGTTACACTTCCTGCTGCACAAGATTGGCTCAAACAAGAACAAGATCATTTGATGCATCATGCCGAAATGGTTTTATAAGGAGCAATATGTCTTTTATCTACCTCGCCATTGCGATTGTTGCAGAGGTTATAGCGACTTCTGCACTAAAAGCATCTGAAGGATTCAGTATGCTGTGGCCATCGGTGATCACCATTATCGGTTATGCAATTGCCCTGTTTTTTTTATCTTTAACATTAAAAACGATACCGATGGGCATTGCTTATGCTATTTGGTCTGGAGCAGGTATCATTCTGATTTCTGCGGTTGGACTGATCGTTTATAAACAACAACTCGATCTGGCTGCACTGATTGGTTTATCTTTCATGATCATAGGTATTGTGGTCATAAATGTTTTTTCGAAAAGTACGCAACTTTGAGCGAACTAAAAAATCCCCGCTTGCGGGGATTTTTGTTGTCGATGATTAAGGTAATTCTTGCAACACAGATGCATCGATCACGCTGTCTATATCGACTTCTTGTGCATAAATACCATTGCTCACATTGAATTTGTTAACGTGGTAGCTTGATCCATAAATCGAATCGAACCCTGTTCCTTTATTAAAGACTTTTTTGTTTGCATCTATATCAAGCAAATGTGTGCCATCAATAAACTGCATATATTTCTTCGCATCTACACCGACCCGCTTTGACATAATACTCGCGGCTTCTTCACGAGTTGCAGGATCATTAATATATTTAACTGTTTTATCCCAGACTTGAATAATCTTTTTCCATTGCTCTTTATTCGCCTGAAGATGCGATGGGTTTACGGTTAATGTGTCATAAATCAGACCTGGTTTATCCTTCGAGGTGAAGATAATTTTAGATCCAGCAACTGATGACAATGCTTGGTTGGCCACAGGTTGCCATACTGCAATCGCATCGATATCTGCTGTAGCGAACACTTGTGGTAACTCATTGGTCATCGTATTTACAAGTTTTACATCGTTCAAACTAATTTTGGCATCATCCAATGCAGTAGAAAGTAAAAGATGATCGACTAGGCCTTTTTCAGTGGCAATGGTTTTGCCTTTAAGATCCTCAATACGCTCAATTCCATTTTTCGCAATAATGACATCATTTCCCGCTGAGTAATCTGTTGCCATGATCATAACCCCTTTGGTACCGCCTGATCCGGTCACGAGGTTATCACCATTGGTTACTAAAACTGCATCAAGCTGATTTGCTGCAAAAGCTGAAAGTGAAGCTGAATAATCAAACCATTTAAACTCAGCATTGACGCCTGCTTCCTTTAACCAACCTTTATCAATAGCCACTTGCCAAGCAACAAAACCTGGCCAGTCACTATAACCAATGGTAATGACATTGGCAGCTTGAGTACTTTTCGCATTTGCAGATGGTTCAGGAATTTTAGCTGTATTATCACAGCCAACCATAAATAAACTGCCACTCACTGCAACAGCTAAAGTTAATTTTTTGATCATTGCGCAACTTCCCCTATGCATTCGCATCTAAATTTTGTGTTGGATAAATTTTTTGAGTAAATATAGTCACGCCAGCCACCAAAATGACTGACATCAGTTGCATCACCTAATGCATAGTGTTCACAAATAAACCCTTTAACCCACTGCCCATCTATCAGTTTTAGATTTCCAATCCCTAAAGGTGCAGGGACTTCCGCCACAATTTCGCCAAATCGTGCAAATGGAATTTCCCAGATTTCAACTTCAATAGAATGACCTGTTGCCCCATAACTCAAAGCTGGTTTT
This is a stretch of genomic DNA from Acinetobacter sp. NCu2D-2. It encodes these proteins:
- a CDS encoding ABC transporter substrate-binding protein; translation: MIKKLTLAVAVSGSLFMVGCDNTAKIPEPSANAKSTQAANVITIGYSDWPGFVAWQVAIDKGWLKEAGVNAEFKWFDYSASLSAFAANQLDAVLVTNGDNLVTGSGGTKGVMIMATDYSAGNDVIIAKNGIERIEDLKGKTIATEKGLVDHLLLSTALDDAKISLNDVKLVNTMTNELPQVFATADIDAIAVWQPVANQALSSVAGSKIIFTSKDKPGLIYDTLTVNPSHLQANKEQWKKIIQVWDKTVKYINDPATREEAASIMSKRVGVDAKKYMQFIDGTHLLDIDANKKVFNKGTGFDSIYGSSYHVNKFNVSNGIYAQEVDIDSVIDASVLQELP
- a CDS encoding DMT family transporter, with the translated sequence MSFIYLAIAIVAEVIATSALKASEGFSMLWPSVITIIGYAIALFFLSLTLKTIPMGIAYAIWSGAGIILISAVGLIVYKQQLDLAALIGLSFMIIGIVVINVFSKSTQL